A window from Solanum stenotomum isolate F172 chromosome 5, ASM1918654v1, whole genome shotgun sequence encodes these proteins:
- the LOC125865529 gene encoding E3 ubiquitin-protein ligase RMA1H1-like — protein MFDDEREGGYLSRGFECNICLDLANDPVVTLCGHLYCWPCIYKWIHLHSIPSENPSQRHPQCPVCKADVSVRSMVPLYGRDQATKTSEDEVQANGMVIPERPGIDSHPPQQLHQSNTTRIGGTTTNMLHPLIGETAYAARVSGNSSPTLYPYPNAHHLVGSTTLRMRRQQLQADDKSLRRVHFFLICCVVLCLILL, from the coding sequence ATGTTTGATGATGAACGTGAAGGAGGCTATCTCTCTCGTGGTTTTGAGTGTAACATTTGCCTGGATCTTGCAAATGATCCAGTGGTTACCTTGTGTGGTCACTTGTATTGCTGGCCTTGCATCTACAAATGGATCCACTTACATAGCATCCCTTCCGAAAATCCATCTCAACGCCACCCACAATGCCCTGTTTGCAAGGCTGATGTTTCAGTAAGAAGCATGGTTCCACTCTATGGCCGCGACCAAGCTACAAAAACATCTGAAGATGAAGTTCAAGCTAATGGTATGGTCATACCAGAAAGACCTGGGATTGATTCACATCCACCTCAACAACTCCATCAGTCAAATACAACCAGGATTGGTGGCACGACAACAAATATGTTACATCCCTTGATTGGTGAAACGGCTTATGCAGCACGCGTTTCTGGAAACTCATCACCAACATTGTATCCATATCCAAACGCGCATCATCTAGTAGGCAGCACTACTTTGAGAATGAGAAGGCAACAATTGCAAGCTGATGATAAATCACTTCGCAGAGTACATTTTTTTCTCATCTGTTGCGTAGTGTTATGTCTTATCTTGTTATGA